From one Mya arenaria isolate MELC-2E11 chromosome 4, ASM2691426v1 genomic stretch:
- the LOC128230409 gene encoding glycerate dehydrogenase-like isoform X1, with protein MENITIHISIPMGLTSLEDQIRNSEVGKHVAFVTIKTFSNPATHEAYSPDLEDPAIARQVQYLFADTPLIARYWRSLPALKWVHTQRNGVDLVIDSLKKNEAPPFILTKTPGDLNSSFITEYVLGYIIAMNRKIFEARESQSRKDWQQRPLLCNQNIAECTVGILGIGEIGKHIAKACKVLGLHVWGMTRTEHVVNNKCESIDVYRTRDHLQEVLENSDYIVCVLPSTPSTRNLLSGGVLEACKRKNTVLINVGRGDIIDEDSIVQAISNGWLGGAVLDVFPIEPLPVSSPLWDLPGVVITPHTSGWSASPEFLAGIIKVYTDNIQRYITGQPLENVLDWQQGY; from the exons atggaaaatattacgATCCATATTTCTATACCTATGGGTTTAACAAGCCTTGAGGATCAAATAAGAAACTCGGAAGTAGGGAAGCATGTGGCATTTGTTACCATCAAAACGTTTTCAAATCCAGCAACACACGAAG CGTATAGCCCTGATTTGGAGGACCCTGCCATAGCAAGGCAGGTGCAGTACCTCTTTGCTGATACCCCTCTCATTGCTCGTTATTGGCGATCTCTCCCGGCGCTGAAATGGGTACACACACAGAGAAATG GAGTCGATCTCGTTATAGACAGCCTGAAGAAGAATGAG GCCCCTCCGTTTATTCTGACAAAGACGCCGGGCGATCTGAATTCTAGTTTTATCACCGAATATGTTCTTGGATACATCATTGCAATGAACAGGAAGATATTTGAGGCTCGGGAGAGTCAATCCAGAAAGGACTGGCAACA AAGACCTCTTCTGTGTAACCAAAACATTGCAGAATGCACCGTTGGAATTCTTGGCATTGGAGAAATTGGAAAACACA TCGCTAAAGCCTGTAAGGTTCTGGGACTGCATGTCTGGGGAATGACGAGAACAGAACACGTTGTGAACAACAAATGTGAATCCATCGATGTCTACAG AACAAGAGACCACTTGCAAGAGGTACTGGAGAACAGTGACTACATTGTCTGTGTTTTGCCCTCCACACCGTCTACAAGGAATCTCCTATCTGGAGGAGTGCTGGAGGCATGCAAACGAAAG aaTACAGTGCTAATCAATGTCGGCAGAGGAGACATTATTGACGAAGACAGTATTGTGCAAGCTATCAG CAATGGATGGCTAGGAGGGGCAGTCCTCGACGTGTTTCCAATAGAACCACTTCCGGTCAGCAGTCCCTTGTGGGACCTGCCAGGGGTCGTTATAACACCGCATACATCGGGATGGTCTGCATCTCCAGAG tttttgGCAGGGATTATAAAGGTCTACACCGACAACATACAGAGGTACATTACCGGACAACCACTAGAAAATGTACTGGATTGGCAACAAGGATACTAA
- the LOC128230409 gene encoding glycerate dehydrogenase-like isoform X2: MENITIHISIPMGLTSLEDQIRNSEVGKHVAFVTIKTFSNPATHEGVDLVIDSLKKNEAPPFILTKTPGDLNSSFITEYVLGYIIAMNRKIFEARESQSRKDWQQRPLLCNQNIAECTVGILGIGEIGKHIAKACKVLGLHVWGMTRTEHVVNNKCESIDVYRTRDHLQEVLENSDYIVCVLPSTPSTRNLLSGGVLEACKRKNTVLINVGRGDIIDEDSIVQAISNGWLGGAVLDVFPIEPLPVSSPLWDLPGVVITPHTSGWSASPEFLAGIIKVYTDNIQRYITGQPLENVLDWQQGY; this comes from the exons atggaaaatattacgATCCATATTTCTATACCTATGGGTTTAACAAGCCTTGAGGATCAAATAAGAAACTCGGAAGTAGGGAAGCATGTGGCATTTGTTACCATCAAAACGTTTTCAAATCCAGCAACACACGAAG GAGTCGATCTCGTTATAGACAGCCTGAAGAAGAATGAG GCCCCTCCGTTTATTCTGACAAAGACGCCGGGCGATCTGAATTCTAGTTTTATCACCGAATATGTTCTTGGATACATCATTGCAATGAACAGGAAGATATTTGAGGCTCGGGAGAGTCAATCCAGAAAGGACTGGCAACA AAGACCTCTTCTGTGTAACCAAAACATTGCAGAATGCACCGTTGGAATTCTTGGCATTGGAGAAATTGGAAAACACA TCGCTAAAGCCTGTAAGGTTCTGGGACTGCATGTCTGGGGAATGACGAGAACAGAACACGTTGTGAACAACAAATGTGAATCCATCGATGTCTACAG AACAAGAGACCACTTGCAAGAGGTACTGGAGAACAGTGACTACATTGTCTGTGTTTTGCCCTCCACACCGTCTACAAGGAATCTCCTATCTGGAGGAGTGCTGGAGGCATGCAAACGAAAG aaTACAGTGCTAATCAATGTCGGCAGAGGAGACATTATTGACGAAGACAGTATTGTGCAAGCTATCAG CAATGGATGGCTAGGAGGGGCAGTCCTCGACGTGTTTCCAATAGAACCACTTCCGGTCAGCAGTCCCTTGTGGGACCTGCCAGGGGTCGTTATAACACCGCATACATCGGGATGGTCTGCATCTCCAGAG tttttgGCAGGGATTATAAAGGTCTACACCGACAACATACAGAGGTACATTACCGGACAACCACTAGAAAATGTACTGGATTGGCAACAAGGATACTAA
- the LOC128230703 gene encoding uncharacterized protein LOC128230703, which translates to MSVTSIEEQIRNSKHVEFVTIKTLSNPATDEEYSPDLEDPAIASQVQYPFADTTLIARFWRSLPALKWVHTQRNGVDLVIDSLKKNEAPPFILTKTPGDLNSSFIIEYVLGYIIAMNRKIFEARESQSRKDWQQRPLLCNQNIAECTVGILGVGENTSLKPVRFWDCMSGE; encoded by the exons ATGAGTGTAACAAGCATTGAGGAACAAATTAGGAACTCGAAACATGTAGAATTTGTTACCATTAAAACGCTATCAAATCCAGCAACAGACGAAG agtATAGCCCGGATTTGGAGGACCCTGCCATAGCAAGCCAGGTGCAGTACCCATTTGCTGATACCACTCTCATTGCTCGTTTCTGGCGATCTCTCCCGGCGCTGAAATGGGTACACACACAGAGAAATG GAGTCGATCTCGTTATAGACAGCCTGAAGAAGAATGAG GCCCCTCCGTTTATTCTGACAAAGACGCCGGGCGATCTGAATTCTAGTTTTATAATCGAATATGTTCTTGGATACATCATTGCAATGAACAGGAAGATATTTGAGGCTCGGGAGAGTCAATCCAGAAAGGACTGGCAACA AAGACCTCTTCTGTGTAACCAAAACATTGCAGAATGCACCGTTGGAATTCTTGGCGTTGGAGAAAACACA TCGCTAAAGCCTGTAAGGTTCTGGGACTGCATGTCTGGGGAATGA